The Arthrobacter sp. PM3 genome contains the following window.
GGCTGCATCAGCAAGTACCGTGGGCACATGTCTCTTCCCAGTGCCTGCCCCGACGACGGAGACGCGAGCATGGTCCTCGCCCCCGCAGCCTCGCCCGGACTTCCGGAGCCTGCCACCGCAGCCTCCGGGGATCCCGCCCCGCTCGTGGATCCGGCGGCGCTCCAGGACCTGGGCGTCCAGCTCGACAGCCCGGCCGTGGCGAAGGGGTTTGCCCGGGACTACACCAGGATGTGGGACCAGCGATACCGTGCGCTCGCGTCCGCCCTTGAACGCGGGGACCTCGCCGGGTCCATGGACGCCGTGCTGAGCCTGAAGACGTCCTCGGCGATGGTGGGCGGCCTGCGCCTGGCCCAGCTCGCCGGCGAGCTGGAGGCCGCACTCCGGGACGGCGACCTGGACCGCGCCCTGTCCCTCCTGCACGACGTCGCCGAACGCGGCGGCGAAACCGTGGATGAGCTTCAGTTCAGCTATGTCCTGTGGGACAGCTAGGCCTGCCGGGAACGCCGGCACGGCCGCAAAACCCGGGCGCCGGGCTACCGTTCCGGCGCCAGCCGGTAGCCCACACCGCGGACCGTCTGCAGCCAGCGAGGCTCCAGCGGATCTTCTCCGAGTTTCCGCCGCAGGTTCCCGATATGCACTTCGACGGCGCGTTCGTCGGATTCACTGATATAGGCGTCCGCCCGGTAGTAGTCCCCCCGGACCACCCGCACCAGTTCGGTCTTGGACCGGACGGCGCCGGCTCCCCTGAGCAGGGCCTGCAGCAGGTCAAACTCACTGCGGGTCAGGCCGATCGCCGCACCGTCGACGCTCACGGTCCGGGTCTCCGGGTTCAGCTCGAGCCCGTTGTGCCGGAGGACCGGAGACGG
Protein-coding sequences here:
- a CDS encoding Hpt domain-containing protein — protein: MSLPSACPDDGDASMVLAPAASPGLPEPATAASGDPAPLVDPAALQDLGVQLDSPAVAKGFARDYTRMWDQRYRALASALERGDLAGSMDAVLSLKTSSAMVGGLRLAQLAGELEAALRDGDLDRALSLLHDVAERGGETVDELQFSYVLWDS